In Vibrio mangrovi, the DNA window TGATCTGGTTGCAAGTAATATCATGGATATTTTCGAGCAGAACCCGGAGCTCCACTCAAGTGTCCGCTTTCAACTGTTGAAAGAGGCCGATATGGTTGCCGAAGATCTGGAAGAAGTTTTGGCCGGATGCTGGAAGAAAAAAGCAACCAATGAACAGATTGGTTTTCTGGATGAGTTTA includes these proteins:
- a CDS encoding DUF3802 family protein — protein: MVVETEGYLALIEHLSLNLDVFMHEGDTGQESVEDVVTDLVASNIMDIFEQNPELHSSVRFQLLKEADMVAEDLEEVLAGCWKKKATNEQIGFLDEFISLMKNLFDTAVAKYD